The proteins below are encoded in one region of Nitrospirota bacterium:
- a CDS encoding YgiT-type zinc finger protein encodes MKCSIEGCPGVYEERQIVHTVRHKGQVIVIDHVPADACSVCGDVLLKPETVRHIEDLLRTATRPAGTVPLYEYA; translated from the coding sequence ATGAAGTGCAGTATTGAAGGATGCCCTGGCGTATACGAAGAGCGTCAGATTGTGCATACCGTGCGTCATAAAGGACAGGTAATCGTCATTGACCATGTCCCAGCAGATGCCTGTTCTGTATGCGGAGATGTCCTTCTTAAGCCTGAAACAGTTAGGCATATTGAGGATCTGCTTAGGACAGCAACACGGCCTGCCGGGACAGTTCCCCTTTATGAATA
- a CDS encoding DUF4258 domain-containing protein: MDLEEILRRIRTQANAEDIRITLHAHQEMAEEDITLDEVLEAIASGDILENYPEHRRGACCLLNGLTKKGRHLHIVCTTAMPVLIIITLYEPKPPKWVTPAQRRQ; this comes from the coding sequence ATGGACTTAGAGGAAATACTGAGACGGATACGGACTCAGGCAAACGCAGAGGACATCCGTATTACTCTACATGCTCATCAAGAAATGGCAGAGGAAGATATTACACTTGATGAAGTCTTGGAGGCTATTGCTTCAGGGGACATTTTGGAGAATTATCCTGAGCACCGTAGAGGGGCGTGTTGCTTGCTCAATGGTCTTACAAAAAAGGGACGGCATTTACATATTGTTTGCACAACAGCAATGCCTGTGCTTATAATAATAACATTATATGAGCCGAAACCGCCAAAATGGGTGACACCGGCTCAAAGGAGGCAGTAA
- the thiC gene encoding phosphomethylpyrimidine synthase ThiC, whose translation MTRIELSKKGIITDEVKEVVRLEPVTAETLSEDIAKGLSVIPRNIKHNIKPIAIGRGLRTKVNANIGTSKDKADFDDEIKKLHILIEYGADALMDLSTGGRIKELRRAILNESPISFGTVPIYEAVLRAVQSYGSIRNMSPDNIFQVIEEHGEDGVDFVTVHSGVTRKAVERLKSEGRLLDVVSRGGAFLIEWMILNDRENPLYEDFGRLLELAKRYDMTLSLGDGMRPGCIHDATDRSQLEELITISELRDIAVKEGIQVIVEGPGHVPLNQVELNIKLQKELCKGAPFYVLGPLVTDIAMGYDHIAGAIGGAIAAGAGADFLCYVTPSEHVRLPDLEDVKEGLIASKIAAHAGDIAKGIPSAIEKDKQMAIHRKALNWEGQISISFNPEKVKALRASVPLLDNEVCSMCGEFCAIRTVERALKGGH comes from the coding sequence ATGACAAGAATTGAGCTATCGAAAAAGGGAATCATCACTGATGAGGTAAAAGAAGTAGTAAGGCTCGAGCCTGTCACAGCCGAGACCCTTTCAGAGGATATTGCAAAAGGGCTAAGCGTTATACCAAGAAACATAAAACACAACATAAAGCCAATTGCCATTGGCAGGGGCTTAAGGACAAAGGTTAATGCAAATATAGGGACATCTAAGGACAAGGCGGATTTCGATGATGAGATTAAAAAGCTACATATACTTATTGAATATGGAGCAGATGCACTTATGGACCTTTCAACAGGAGGAAGGATTAAGGAGCTAAGAAGGGCAATACTTAATGAATCCCCTATTTCATTTGGAACTGTCCCTATATACGAAGCCGTCTTAAGGGCAGTTCAAAGTTATGGAAGCATAAGGAATATGAGCCCTGATAACATCTTTCAGGTAATAGAAGAGCACGGTGAAGACGGCGTGGATTTCGTCACGGTTCATTCAGGTGTCACAAGAAAGGCAGTAGAAAGGCTTAAATCAGAAGGAAGGCTCCTTGATGTTGTAAGCAGAGGCGGTGCGTTTCTTATCGAATGGATGATTCTGAATGACAGGGAAAACCCTCTTTATGAAGACTTCGGAAGACTCCTTGAGCTCGCAAAAAGATACGATATGACCCTGAGCTTAGGAGATGGCATGAGACCAGGATGCATACATGATGCAACAGACAGGTCTCAGCTTGAAGAGCTGATTACGATTTCCGAGCTAAGGGACATAGCAGTTAAGGAGGGCATTCAGGTTATTGTAGAAGGCCCCGGGCATGTTCCACTTAATCAGGTTGAGCTGAATATAAAACTACAAAAGGAGCTTTGTAAGGGCGCACCTTTCTATGTGCTTGGACCACTTGTCACTGACATTGCAATGGGATATGACCATATAGCAGGTGCCATAGGAGGCGCAATAGCCGCAGGCGCAGGTGCGGATTTCCTCTGCTATGTAACGCCTTCTGAGCATGTAAGGCTTCCTGACTTAGAGGATGTAAAAGAGGGACTTATAGCCTCAAAGATAGCCGCACACGCTGGTGATATTGCAAAGGGCATTCCATCTGCAATAGAAAAAGATAAACAGATGGCTATTCATAGAAAAGCCCTTAACTGGGAAGGCCAGATATCAATTAGCTTTAACCCTGAAAAGGTAAAGGCATTGAGGGCATCGGTCCCACTTTTAGATAATGAGGTCTGTAGTATGTGTGGTGAGTTCTGTGCCATAAGGACTGTCGAGAGGGCACTGAAGGGCGGGCATTAG
- the thiE gene encoding thiamine phosphate synthase, translating into MDFKLYLITDRTLTPDIAKSVESALKGGCRAIQLREKDMNTKKLLELAQRLRELTLKYGARLFINDRLDIAISIDADGIHLGQKSMPLKAVKKLSDKLLIGVSTHSLKEALGAENEGADFITLGPVYETLSKLAYGKPIGVRTFKYIRSKVKIPVLAIGGIKLHNLKEVMKAGADGVSVISGLLSSANIKTKTEEYMRLLYDKN; encoded by the coding sequence ATGGATTTTAAGCTCTATCTCATAACTGACAGGACTCTTACACCTGACATCGCAAAATCTGTTGAGTCTGCCCTTAAAGGCGGATGTAGGGCTATACAGCTTAGAGAAAAGGATATGAACACAAAAAAACTTCTTGAGCTTGCACAGAGATTAAGAGAGCTTACCCTTAAGTACGGTGCAAGACTTTTTATAAACGACAGGCTCGATATTGCGATTTCTATAGATGCAGATGGCATACATCTTGGACAGAAAAGTATGCCCCTCAAGGCAGTTAAAAAACTATCCGACAAACTCCTTATTGGTGTCTCTACCCACAGCCTCAAGGAGGCTCTCGGTGCAGAAAATGAGGGCGCTGATTTTATCACACTTGGCCCTGTATATGAGACACTATCCAAGCTGGCATATGGCAAACCCATTGGGGTTCGGACTTTTAAATATATACGGTCAAAGGTAAAAATCCCTGTGCTTGCAATAGGCGGGATAAAGCTCCATAATCTTAAAGAGGTCATGAAAGCAGGGGCAGATGGAGTTTCAGTCATATCAGGGCTACTTTCATCGGCTAACATTAAAACGAAAACAGAAGAATATATGAGGTTACTTTATGACAAGAATTGA
- a CDS encoding thiazole synthase, giving the protein MNDNRLTIKDIEFSSRLWVGTGKYRDFEETKKAVEASGADVVTVSVRRINIIDKSSENLLDYIDPKKYKILPNTAGCYTVSDALRYSRLAREAGISDLIKLEVIGDEKTLFPDVCGLLKATEILAKEGFIVFPYTNDDPVTAKRLVDAGAAAIMPLGAPIGSGLGIRNPYNIKIILETVDVPVIVDAGVGTASDATFSMELGCDAVLINTAIAGAKDPIAMASAMKYAVLAGRLAYRAGRIPRKLYASASSPIEGML; this is encoded by the coding sequence ATGAATGATAATAGGTTGACAATTAAGGACATCGAGTTTAGCTCAAGGCTCTGGGTTGGAACAGGAAAATACAGGGACTTTGAGGAGACAAAAAAGGCTGTTGAGGCATCAGGAGCAGATGTCGTTACAGTTTCGGTTAGAAGAATTAATATCATAGATAAAAGCTCAGAGAATCTTCTTGATTACATAGACCCGAAAAAATACAAAATCCTGCCAAACACAGCAGGCTGTTACACAGTAAGTGATGCCCTGAGATACTCAAGGCTTGCAAGAGAAGCTGGAATCTCGGACCTTATAAAGCTTGAGGTCATTGGAGACGAAAAGACTCTTTTCCCTGATGTCTGTGGCCTTCTTAAGGCAACCGAAATCCTTGCAAAAGAGGGCTTCATAGTCTTTCCATATACAAACGATGACCCTGTAACTGCAAAGAGGCTTGTGGATGCCGGGGCAGCTGCAATCATGCCTCTTGGAGCACCCATAGGCTCGGGGCTGGGAATAAGAAACCCCTATAACATAAAGATTATCCTTGAGACAGTAGATGTGCCTGTCATTGTGGATGCAGGGGTTGGAACTGCATCGGATGCAACCTTTTCGATGGAGCTTGGATGCGATGCAGTGCTCATAAATACTGCTATAGCAGGTGCAAAAGACCCTATAGCAATGGCATCTGCCATGAAATATGCAGTCTTGGCAGGAAGACTGGCATACAGGGCAGGAAGGATTCCCAGAAAACTCTATGCATCCGCAAGCTCTCCGATAGAGGGAATGCTCTGA
- the thiS gene encoding sulfur carrier protein ThiS, which translates to MIKINGQDLETSKGTIRELLVELGINNKAVAVEVNLSIVRKKDYVNFLLHEGDRVEIVNFVGGG; encoded by the coding sequence ATGATTAAGATAAATGGTCAGGACTTAGAGACATCGAAGGGAACCATCAGGGAACTCCTTGTGGAGCTTGGTATAAACAACAAGGCAGTTGCTGTTGAGGTGAACCTCAGTATCGTAAGGAAAAAGGATTATGTGAATTTTCTTCTCCATGAAGGCGACAGGGTAGAGATTGTGAATTTCGTAGGAGGTGGATAA
- a CDS encoding molybdopterin biosynthesis protein, producing the protein MRRNIFREIQAMPLDEALALWFGNNEVKSICLEPETVPVIESLFRVTGEAVTAKLSSPSFHSSAMDGYAVRFSDTFSASETSPKRLKIGSEAIYIDTGQPMPDEFNAVVMVEDTNIINDSIEIISPVTPWQNVRTIGEDIVSTELILPENHRIRPIDVGAMLASGHTEVKVRKKPVVALLPTGSEIIEPGTPFKKGNIIEFNSRILGGLVTEWGGKPLRLNIVPDEPHKLKSAIKDATEKADLIVIIGGASAGSKDFTSDVIRGMGEVISHGISIKPGKPLILGIINGKPVLGIPGYPVSAYITFLLFAMPLIKRWQGLSPEAEETISSKLSRQIASPQGQEEFIRVKLGKVRDCLIATPIGRGAGLVMSLVRADGFLRIPQMSEGFPSGADVNVTLLRSKKDIENTIVSIGSHDNTLDILANVLKKRYPELSFSSAHVGSMAGLISLKRAEAHIAPTHLLDEETGQYNVPFIKRLMPEKKIVLINLVYRIQGLVVKKGNPKDIKGFRDLKRDDVIFINRQRGAGTRLLLDKNLRELGIEPRSVKGYEREEYTHMAVASAILTGLVDTGLAILASANALGLDFIPLVEERYDFAILEEFIGTEKIQALLKIIREDKEFRESVLGLGGYDIRDMGNVMWSG; encoded by the coding sequence ATGAGGCGTAATATATTCAGGGAAATTCAGGCAATGCCCCTCGATGAGGCACTGGCATTGTGGTTTGGAAACAATGAAGTCAAATCCATCTGCCTTGAACCTGAGACGGTTCCTGTAATAGAGTCCCTCTTTAGGGTTACAGGAGAGGCAGTTACTGCAAAACTCTCCTCTCCTTCGTTTCACTCCTCTGCAATGGATGGCTATGCAGTCAGGTTTTCGGATACATTTTCCGCATCAGAGACAAGCCCAAAGAGGCTTAAGATAGGCTCAGAGGCAATCTACATAGATACAGGACAGCCTATGCCAGATGAATTCAATGCGGTCGTAATGGTGGAAGATACAAATATAATTAATGACTCTATAGAGATTATCTCTCCAGTTACGCCATGGCAGAATGTAAGGACAATCGGCGAGGACATAGTTTCAACCGAGCTGATACTTCCTGAAAACCATAGAATTAGACCAATAGATGTAGGTGCAATGCTTGCAAGCGGTCATACAGAGGTCAAGGTCAGGAAAAAGCCTGTGGTTGCCCTGCTCCCAACAGGCTCTGAGATTATAGAGCCGGGAACACCATTTAAGAAAGGAAATATAATAGAATTTAACTCAAGGATATTAGGAGGGCTTGTAACCGAATGGGGCGGAAAGCCTTTAAGACTAAACATCGTGCCTGATGAGCCACATAAACTCAAAAGTGCTATTAAGGATGCCACCGAGAAAGCAGATTTGATTGTTATAATAGGAGGTGCATCGGCAGGCTCAAAGGACTTCACTTCAGATGTTATAAGAGGAATGGGTGAGGTCATTTCGCATGGAATAAGCATAAAGCCCGGAAAACCCCTGATACTTGGCATAATAAATGGAAAGCCTGTGCTTGGCATTCCGGGTTATCCAGTGTCAGCATATATCACATTTTTACTTTTTGCAATGCCACTTATAAAAAGATGGCAGGGGCTCAGCCCCGAAGCAGAGGAAACTATAAGTTCAAAGCTCTCAAGGCAGATTGCCTCTCCTCAGGGTCAGGAGGAGTTTATCAGGGTTAAGCTCGGAAAAGTAAGAGACTGCCTCATAGCAACTCCCATTGGAAGAGGTGCAGGGCTTGTCATGTCCCTTGTAAGGGCAGACGGTTTTCTCAGAATCCCTCAGATGTCCGAAGGCTTCCCTTCAGGCGCAGATGTCAATGTAACGCTTCTTCGCTCAAAGAAAGACATAGAAAACACAATCGTCTCCATAGGAAGTCATGACAATACATTAGACATCCTTGCGAATGTCCTGAAGAAAAGATACCCTGAGCTTTCTTTTTCTTCTGCCCATGTTGGCTCGATGGCAGGCTTGATTTCTCTTAAAAGAGCCGAGGCACACATTGCACCAACTCATCTTTTAGATGAGGAGACAGGTCAGTATAATGTTCCTTTCATAAAAAGACTTATGCCTGAAAAAAAGATTGTTCTTATTAACCTCGTTTACCGTATACAGGGTCTTGTCGTGAAAAAGGGAAACCCCAAGGACATAAAGGGCTTTAGGGACCTCAAGAGGGACGATGTAATCTTTATCAACAGGCAAAGGGGCGCAGGAACGAGACTTCTCCTCGATAAAAACCTGAGGGAATTGGGCATAGAGCCAAGGTCTGTAAAGGGCTACGAAAGGGAGGAATACACTCATATGGCAGTTGCCTCTGCTATTCTTACAGGACTCGTTGACACAGGATTAGCAATACTGGCATCTGCAAATGCCCTCGGATTGGACTTTATCCCCCTTGTAGAGGAACGATATGATTTTGCCATATTAGAGGAGTTTATCGGGACAGAGAAGATTCAGGCACTTCTAAAGATTATCAGGGAGGATAAGGAATTCAGAGAAAGCGTCCTTGGGCTTGGAGGCTATGATATAAGGGACATGGGTAATGTGATGTGGTCAGGCTGA
- the scpB gene encoding SMC-Scp complex subunit ScpB — MDERKKKSLLEALLFVSSETVSASELKSACELAEAEVKSIMEELIHEYRERDSGVLIVESAGGWRMLTNPEHGESIKKFLGSQKAQRLSMASLETLGIIAYKQPIQKAEVDELRGVNSDGVVKTLLERRLIKVVGKKDAPGRPLLYGTTREFLEYFALKNLTELPTLKELQREEASA, encoded by the coding sequence ATGGATGAAAGGAAAAAGAAATCCCTTCTTGAGGCACTTTTGTTTGTTTCAAGCGAGACTGTAAGTGCCTCTGAGCTTAAATCCGCATGTGAGCTGGCAGAGGCAGAGGTCAAATCCATTATGGAGGAGCTTATTCATGAATATAGGGAAAGAGACTCTGGGGTGCTTATTGTTGAGTCAGCAGGCGGATGGAGAATGCTTACAAACCCCGAACATGGAGAATCGATAAAGAAGTTCTTAGGCTCTCAAAAGGCACAGAGGCTTTCTATGGCAAGCCTCGAGACCCTTGGAATCATTGCATACAAACAGCCAATTCAAAAGGCAGAGGTAGATGAGCTAAGGGGTGTTAATTCCGACGGTGTGGTAAAAACACTTCTTGAAAGAAGGCTCATCAAGGTGGTTGGTAAGAAGGATGCCCCTGGAAGACCTCTTCTTTATGGCACAACAAGGGAGTTTCTCGAATACTTTGCTCTAAAAAACCTTACAGAGTTACCAACCCTCAAGGAGCTTCAAAGAGAAGAGGCAAGTGCATAG
- a CDS encoding GAF domain-containing protein, giving the protein MARDKFTTFLSGWKSSALVIDNGYKVIGANPAYCNMKGLKEPEIIGSACYKVSHDKNEPCTDCLLEDALKTGMSSVITRSYLIQDKPSHFQIEVIPIGKKVVLETTTDITDEILLKEEFNEQAVKLQILEKVLGEWPDVKTPRDILERVCNTVLTQLGYKMVWVGLIKKDSYDVMPMFSMGFEEGYLSSIKVTYDDSPYGMGPTGMCIKTGKPQIMRDIAENPKYEPWRKEAIKRGYLSSSAFPLISKGKAIGALNIYSTMPDAFPAKDIEVIEAFAGATAIAIENSMLMETVIKGQEEWMTTFDSITNPIFIHDRQYRIIRANKAYVEMAGVSFKDAIEKPYYEIFPKRQDALPSCKDAVKEGRIEPRKIEKIEAPSGETLLSMAFPIYEADVPVSFVHIFTDITELTKAYVTIEEEAKISSSLLDLSNSVSKLLDIGAILQEVSKTIIKLVSARKTAIFLRDTDEEKYKAIVFHGWSDHLVPVISTMRLTRGEMPAVDMFLDGEDVFINNASSSEFLSNQFRDLELGNIVISPIETGEGVMGAVMVEKKEQFSQKDKSILRGIISTSSIAVENAKLYKDSIEISSDLARRVETIRTTYEIDRTILSTLNRKEILEVVAKNTQRIIPADKVITIELNDEDTGYIYRSGLIPIGASPFLYSIIKTGRVVSVPDLSVFRHPETVTTDFIKEGFSSLIAIPLYTKGKKFGCIIMASKRVAAFDKEDIANGEKLTAQVAIALENAKLYEDIKELFISIIGVLVNAVDAKSTWTKGHSERVTTYAMILGKEMGLAEGDMEKLRLASLLHDIGKIGTYDVILDKPERLTDDEFALVKMHPAKGAEILEPIKQLKDIAPIIKGHHEKLDGSGYPDGLKGDEIPLLARILCVSDSFDSMTADRPYRPAPGKEYAVSELKRCSGTQFDPRVVEAFLRGMKKFE; this is encoded by the coding sequence ATGGCAAGGGATAAATTTACAACATTTTTGTCTGGGTGGAAATCTTCGGCACTCGTTATTGACAACGGATATAAAGTAATAGGCGCAAATCCAGCTTATTGTAACATGAAGGGACTTAAAGAGCCTGAGATAATAGGCAGTGCCTGCTATAAAGTCTCTCATGACAAAAATGAGCCTTGCACCGACTGCCTCCTTGAAGATGCACTAAAAACAGGAATGTCTTCTGTAATCACACGCTCATATCTTATACAGGACAAACCAAGCCACTTTCAGATAGAGGTTATACCTATTGGGAAAAAGGTAGTCCTTGAAACTACAACCGATATTACGGATGAGATTCTATTAAAAGAGGAATTTAATGAACAGGCAGTTAAACTTCAAATCCTTGAGAAGGTTCTTGGAGAATGGCCGGATGTAAAGACTCCGAGAGATATTCTTGAAAGGGTGTGCAACACTGTGCTAACTCAACTCGGATATAAAATGGTCTGGGTGGGGCTTATTAAGAAAGACAGTTATGATGTAATGCCTATGTTTTCAATGGGCTTTGAAGAAGGCTATCTTTCCTCCATAAAGGTCACATATGACGACTCCCCTTATGGAATGGGTCCAACAGGTATGTGCATAAAAACAGGAAAACCCCAGATAATGAGAGACATAGCAGAAAACCCTAAATATGAACCATGGAGAAAGGAGGCTATTAAAAGGGGCTACCTTTCATCATCCGCATTCCCTCTCATCTCAAAAGGAAAGGCAATCGGTGCCCTGAACATCTATAGCACCATGCCCGATGCCTTTCCTGCTAAAGATATAGAAGTCATCGAGGCATTCGCAGGAGCCACTGCTATTGCAATTGAAAACTCCATGCTCATGGAAACAGTAATAAAAGGACAAGAGGAATGGATGACAACATTTGACTCTATTACAAATCCAATATTCATTCACGACAGACAATACCGTATTATAAGGGCAAACAAGGCATATGTGGAAATGGCAGGCGTGTCATTTAAAGATGCCATAGAGAAACCTTACTATGAGATATTTCCTAAAAGACAAGACGCTTTACCTTCCTGCAAGGATGCAGTTAAAGAGGGCAGGATAGAGCCAAGAAAAATAGAAAAAATAGAGGCGCCCTCAGGCGAGACATTGCTTTCAATGGCATTCCCCATATACGAAGCAGATGTTCCTGTAAGCTTCGTTCATATCTTTACAGACATCACAGAGCTCACAAAGGCTTATGTGACAATAGAAGAGGAAGCTAAAATATCATCGAGCCTTCTTGACCTTTCAAACTCGGTAAGCAAACTCCTTGACATTGGCGCAATACTACAAGAGGTATCAAAGACAATCATCAAACTCGTCTCTGCCCGAAAGACAGCCATATTCCTAAGAGACACCGATGAGGAAAAATATAAGGCAATAGTGTTTCACGGCTGGTCAGATCACCTCGTTCCTGTTATAAGCACCATGAGGCTTACGAGGGGCGAGATGCCTGCAGTTGACATGTTCCTCGATGGCGAGGATGTCTTTATCAACAATGCATCCTCAAGTGAGTTTCTGAGTAACCAGTTCAGGGACCTTGAGCTTGGGAATATTGTCATCTCACCTATAGAGACAGGAGAGGGTGTTATGGGAGCCGTCATGGTCGAAAAAAAAGAGCAATTCTCCCAGAAAGACAAGAGTATCCTGAGAGGTATAATCTCAACCTCATCCATTGCAGTTGAAAATGCAAAGCTCTATAAAGACTCCATCGAGATATCGTCTGACCTTGCACGAAGGGTAGAGACAATCAGGACAACATATGAGATAGATAGAACGATTCTTTCAACGCTTAATCGGAAAGAGATTCTGGAGGTCGTGGCAAAAAACACCCAGAGGATAATACCTGCCGATAAGGTGATAACGATAGAGCTTAACGATGAAGATACAGGCTACATATATAGGTCTGGACTCATCCCCATTGGGGCATCTCCTTTTTTATATTCTATAATAAAGACAGGTAGGGTTGTTTCTGTGCCTGACCTTTCTGTTTTTAGACACCCAGAGACCGTTACCACGGACTTCATCAAAGAAGGCTTCAGCTCTCTCATCGCTATCCCGCTTTACACAAAGGGCAAAAAGTTCGGCTGTATAATCATGGCAAGCAAAAGGGTAGCCGCATTTGACAAGGAAGACATAGCAAACGGAGAGAAGCTCACTGCACAGGTGGCTATTGCACTTGAGAATGCAAAGCTCTATGAGGACATCAAAGAGCTTTTCATCTCTATCATCGGTGTCTTAGTTAATGCAGTGGATGCAAAGTCTACATGGACAAAGGGACACTCCGAAAGGGTGACAACCTATGCCATGATTTTAGGTAAGGAGATGGGACTTGCGGAAGGGGATATGGAGAAACTGAGACTTGCCAGCCTTCTACACGATATAGGCAAGATAGGCACATACGATGTAATACTGGATAAGCCAGAGAGGCTTACGGATGATGAGTTTGCACTCGTCAAGATGCATCCTGCCAAAGGAGCTGAGATATTGGAGCCGATTAAACAGCTAAAGGACATTGCTCCTATAATCAAGGGTCATCACGAAAAACTTGACGGCTCAGGCTACCCCGATGGACTTAAAGGAGATGAAATCCCTTTGCTTGCAAGAATACTGTGCGTTTCTGATTCCTTTGACTCGATGACCGCAGATAGGCCGTACCGTCCTGCACCAGGAAAGGAATATGCAGTATCGGAGCTTAAAAGGTGCTCAGGCACACAGTTTGACCCACGCGTAGTAGAGGCATTTCTGAGGGGAATGAAGAAGTTTGAATAA
- a CDS encoding winged helix-turn-helix transcriptional regulator — MLKSLFSSSVRADVLSLLLNSPDEKFYVREIAKLLRRNPSSVKRELDNLEGSSIVLSEKVANLKYFQANKESELYSELKNLITKSLGLPGALKAVLRASGAKSAFIYGPYAEGEDTGSVDLFIIGAEAPIERELKDLEKKFGYKLNFTQMDEEEYSGKKKKKDALLRRILLGKRIRLIGKT; from the coding sequence ATGTTAAAAAGTTTATTCTCATCATCTGTAAGGGCAGATGTGCTATCGCTCTTACTCAATAGCCCTGACGAGAAGTTCTATGTCAGGGAGATAGCAAAGCTCCTCAGAAGAAACCCCTCAAGCGTAAAACGGGAACTCGATAACCTCGAAGGCAGTAGCATCGTCCTCAGCGAGAAGGTTGCCAACCTGAAATATTTTCAGGCAAACAAGGAATCCGAGCTTTACTCGGAACTTAAAAACCTGATAACAAAATCCCTCGGTCTTCCCGGAGCACTCAAGGCAGTGCTTAGGGCATCAGGCGCAAAGTCGGCTTTTATCTATGGTCCTTATGCAGAGGGAGAAGACACAGGCTCTGTTGACCTCTTTATAATAGGTGCCGAGGCTCCAATAGAGAGAGAGCTAAAAGACCTCGAGAAGAAATTCGGCTATAAGCTCAATTTCACCCAAATGGATGAGGAAGAATACAGTGGTAAAAAGAAAAAGAAAGACGCCCTACTAAGGCGTATCCTCTTAGGCAAGAGGATTAGGCTCATAGGGAAAACTTAA
- a CDS encoding HNH nuclease family protein: MRHSNFRRKRPQRKDSARSVIDIVRELKHVGNPSTDYREQSFKIHGLICAKCRREFDYKHRHLLTVHHKDGNHSNNPTDGSNWENLCVYCHEDEHSRGLLGDYLGS; the protein is encoded by the coding sequence ATGAGACATAGCAACTTTAGAAGGAAAAGGCCTCAGAGGAAAGACAGTGCAAGGTCTGTAATTGATATTGTGAGAGAATTGAAACATGTCGGCAACCCTTCAACTGATTATAGAGAACAGTCTTTTAAGATACATGGGCTTATCTGTGCCAAATGCAGAAGAGAGTTTGACTATAAGCATCGGCATCTTTTGACCGTTCATCATAAGGATGGCAACCACAGCAATAATCCCACGGATGGTTCCAACTGGGAAAATCTCTGTGTTTATTGTCACGAGGATGAGCACAGCAGGGGGTTGCTTGGTGACTATTTGGGGAGTTAA